The region TATGGATGCGGCGGGTATATAGGCGCGGGACGCCCTTACGTGGGCCGGATGTGCGGACCGGGCGTGAGGGCCGGGCGTCGTGAGGGCCGGGCGTGGGGGCCGGGCGTGGGGGCCGCGACACGCCCGGACGTCGCATGTGTCACGGCGTCCACGTGGGGGGCGGTCGCGGGAATGGTTGGCGGGTGAACCCGTATGCCTGTCCGTACGTGGCTCGGAGTGCGTACCCCATGCGTGCCTGGTGCGTGCTTCTGAAGGGACCTCAGCTTCTCGATAGGTCTAAACCAATTTGAGATCGGCCCTTGTCATCGAGGCCCCCGGTCTGATGAGCTGTGGCCTGGGACACAACGGACACCCTGGGAAAGGGAGATGTCGTGAGCAACGAAAGCCTGGCCAACCTGCTGAAGGAAGAGCGCAGGTTCGCGCCGCCCGCCGACCTGGCGGCGAACGCCAATGTCACCGCGGAGGCGTATGAGCAGGCCAAGGCTGACAGGCTCGGCTTCTGGGCCGAGCAGGCCCGCCGGCTGACCTGGGCCACCGAGCCGACCGAAACGCTGGACTGGTCGAACCCTCCGTTCGCGAAGTGGTTCGCCGACGGGAAGCTGAACGTCGCGTACAACTGCGTCGACCGGCATGTAGAGGCCGGGAACGGCGACCGGGTCGCCATCCACTTCGAGGGCGAGCCGGGTGACAGCCGGGCGATCACCTACGCCGAGCTCAAGGACGAGGTGAGCAAGGCCGCCAACGCACTGATCGAGCTGGGCGTCGGGAAGGGCGACCGGGTCGCCGTCTATCTGCCGATGATCCCCGAGGCCGTCGTCGCGATGCTGGCGTGTGCACGGATCGGCGCGGCGCATTCGGTCGTCTTCGGCGGATTCTCCGCGGACGCGATCGCCACGCGCATCCAGGACGCGGACGCCAAGCTGGTCATCACCTCCGACGGCGGTTACCGACGCGGCAAGCCGTCCGCGCTCAAGCCGGCCGTCGACGACGCGGTGAGCCGGGTCGACGGGGTCGACAAGGTGCTGGTGGTGCGGCGCACCGGGCAGGAGGTCGACTGGACCGAGGGCCGCGACGTGTGGTGGCACGAGATCGTCGAGCGGCAGTCGGCCGAGCACACTCCGGAGGCGTTCGACGCCGAGCAGCCGCTGTTCATCCTCTACACCTCCGGGACCACGGGGAAGCCGAAGGGCATCCTGCACACCTCGGGCGGGTACCTCACGCAGGCCTCGTACACCCACCACGCCGTCTTCGACCTCAAGCCGGAGACCGACGTGTACTGGTGCACGGCCGACATCGGCTGGGTCACCGGGCACTCGTACATCACGTACGGGCCGCTTTCGAACGGTGCGACGCAGGTGATGTACGAGGGGACGCCGGACACGCCGCACCAGGGGCGGTTCTGGGAGATCGTGCAGAAGTACGGGGTGACGATTCTCTACACGGCGCCCACCGCTATCCGTACGTTCATGAAGTGGGGGGACGACATCCCCGCGAAGTTCGATCTCAGCAGCCTGCGGGTGCTGGGGTCCGTGGGTGAGCCGATCAACCCCGAGGCGTGGGTCTGGTACCGCAAGCACATCGGCGGCGACCGGACGCCCATCGTGGACACGTGGTGGCAGACCGAGACCGGCGCGATGATGATCTCGCCGCTGCCGGGGGTCACCGAGACCAAGCCGGGGTCGGCGCAGCGGCCGTTGCCGGGGATCTCGGCGACCGTGGTCGACGACGAGGCGCGGGAGGTTCCCAACGGGGGTGGCGGGTACCTGGTGCTCACCGAGCCGTGGCCCTCGATGCTGCGCACGATCTGGGGCGACGACCAGCGGTTCCTCGACACGTACTGGTCGCGGTTCGAGGGGAAGTACTTCGCCGGGGACGGGGCGAAGAAGGACGAGGACGGGGACATCTGGCTCCTCGGGCGGGTCGACGACGTGATGCTCGTGTCCGGGCACAACATCTCGACGACCGAGGTCGAGTCGGCGCTCGTCTCGCATCCCTCGGTCGCCGAGGCGGCGGTGGTCGGTGCGGCGGACGAGACGACGGGACAGGCGATTGTCGCGTTCGTGATTCTGCGGGGGACCGCTTCCGCGGAGGATGCCGGGCTGGTGTCGGATCTGCGGAATCACGTAGGGGCGACGCTGGGGCCGATCGCCAAACCGAAGCGGGTGTTGCCGGTGGCCGAGCTTCCCAAGACTCGGTCCGGGAAGATCATGCGGCGGTTGTTGCGTGACGTGGCGGAGAACCGGGAGCTGGGGGATGTCACGACGTTGACGGACTCCACGGTGATGGATCTCATCCAGGCGAAGCTGCCGGCGGCGCCGAGCGAGGACTGAGGGTTTCCCCCACCCACCCGCCCCTTTTGGGTGTGGGGGCACCATGTGCCCCCACACCCCCAACCTCGCGGGGCTCCGCTCCACGGCACCCCCACCATCGCTGAACCCGCGCGCGCACCCGACGCGGGGCCACACACCCGCACCCCCGGCGGCGTGACACTCGCCCCGTCACTCCTAACGTTGAGGGACTTCCGCCCTCACCCCACGCAGGGCTCCGCCCCTGCCCCCGGCGGGTACCCCATCCCGCTGACCACCCCGGGCTTGCGCGACCCCGCCGGGGCCTGGCGTCGGGCGGTACAGCCCGGGCCCCGGCCGTGTTCGCTGCGGCTGCGAGGCGTGCAGCGCTGTGGCGCGGCCCTGTGGCAGCACGCTGGGGGTCTCCTCCTGGGGTCGTGCTGGGCCTGGGAGCTCGTGAGGTCTCCGCCGAGTCGGGCTATCACCGCTCCGGCCTCCCCGCCCCTCTGGGCCTCGCACGTCCATTACCCGGCCGTGGGCTCGCTCCCTGTACGCCGTGTCCCGGGCGGGCTCTCACAGGTCCGTGCGGCATGACCGTGGGCCATCATGTCCAGCCCCCGTTGTGTCCAGCCTTCGTTGGTGCCGAGGCACGCCCCGCACGTCCACGCGGGCGCCCATCCCCCTTGCACGCCATATGTTCGCAATGCGAAATATCTCGCTGTAATGGCAAGGTAAAGTAGTGACCTCAGGGTGTGCCGGGAAGTCTGGTCGGCGGTGTCGTCAGCGATCCCGTGTGGCGGCCGTCAGCAAGCAGCCGTAACGACCCGGAGGTCCCGCCGTGGCCACGCCCAGTGCCAACAACCGCAAGCTCCTCGGGCGCCTCTCCCTGCCCGAGCGGAACTTCGTCGCGGAGGCGTTGCGGACCGAGACCGTCGGTGGGGTGCTGCTGCTCGTCGCGGCGGTTGCCGCGCTGGTGTGGGCCAACACGCCAGCGCGGGACAGTTACGCCGCCGTCAGCCACTTCCATCTCGGGCCCTCCGCGCTCGGGCTGAACCTGTCCGTTCAGCACTGGGCGGCGGACGGACTTCTGGCCGTGTTCTTCTTCGTCGCCGGTATCGAACTCAAGCGCGAGCTGGTGGCGGGGGATCTGCGCGATCCGAAGGCCGCGATACTGCCCGTCGTCGCGGCCGTGTGCGGAATGGCCGTGCCCGCACTGGCCTACACCCTCACCAATGTGATCGGGGGCGGATCCCTCGGTGGGTGGGCCGTACCCACCGCCACCGACATCGCCTTCGCCCTCGCCGTACTCGCCGTGATCGGCACCTCCCTGCCGTCCTCCCTGCGCGCCTTCCTGCTCACCCTCGCCGTCGTAGACGACCTGTTCGCGATTCTCATCATCGCGATCTTCTTCACCGACCACATCGACTTCGGCGCGCTGGGCGGGGCCGTCGTCGGGCTCGGCGTGTTCTGGGTACTGCTGCGCAAGGGCGTACGCGGGTGGTACGTGTATGTGCCGCTCGCGCTCGTCATCTGGGGGCTGATGTACAACAGCGGCGTCCACGCCACCATCTCCGGCGTCGCGATGGGGCTGATGCTGCGCTGCCACCGGCAGGAGGGCGAGGAGCACTCACCCGGGGAGCACATCGAGCATCTCGTCCGGCCCCTTTCCGCCGGGCTCGCCGTGCCGCTGTTCGCGCTCTTCAGCGCCGGGGTCGTCGTCTCCGGCGGGGCGATCGGTGACGTGTTCACCCGGCCCGAGACGCTCGGTGTCGTGCTGGGGCTCGTCGTCGGGAAGGCCGTGGGCATTTTCGGGGGGACCTGGCTGGCGGCCCGGTTCACCAGGGCCTCGCTCAGTGAGGATCTCGTCTGGCCCGACGTCTTCGCCGTCGCCTCCCTCGCCGGAATCGGCTTCACCGTCTCGCTCCTCATCGGCGAACTCGCCTTCAAGAACGAGCCGGTACTCACCGACGAGGTCAAGGCCGCCGTACTGATCGGCTCGCTCATAGCCGCCGTACTCGCCACGACGCTGCTGAAGGTACGCAACGCCAAGTACCGTGCGCTGTACGAGGCCGAGGAGCTCGACGAGGACAGCGACGGCATCCCCGACATCTACGAGCAGAACAACCCGGCGTACCACCTACGGATGGCCGAGAT is a window of Streptomyces mirabilis DNA encoding:
- the acs gene encoding acetate--CoA ligase, coding for MAWDTTDTLGKGDVVSNESLANLLKEERRFAPPADLAANANVTAEAYEQAKADRLGFWAEQARRLTWATEPTETLDWSNPPFAKWFADGKLNVAYNCVDRHVEAGNGDRVAIHFEGEPGDSRAITYAELKDEVSKAANALIELGVGKGDRVAVYLPMIPEAVVAMLACARIGAAHSVVFGGFSADAIATRIQDADAKLVITSDGGYRRGKPSALKPAVDDAVSRVDGVDKVLVVRRTGQEVDWTEGRDVWWHEIVERQSAEHTPEAFDAEQPLFILYTSGTTGKPKGILHTSGGYLTQASYTHHAVFDLKPETDVYWCTADIGWVTGHSYITYGPLSNGATQVMYEGTPDTPHQGRFWEIVQKYGVTILYTAPTAIRTFMKWGDDIPAKFDLSSLRVLGSVGEPINPEAWVWYRKHIGGDRTPIVDTWWQTETGAMMISPLPGVTETKPGSAQRPLPGISATVVDDEAREVPNGGGGYLVLTEPWPSMLRTIWGDDQRFLDTYWSRFEGKYFAGDGAKKDEDGDIWLLGRVDDVMLVSGHNISTTEVESALVSHPSVAEAAVVGAADETTGQAIVAFVILRGTASAEDAGLVSDLRNHVGATLGPIAKPKRVLPVAELPKTRSGKIMRRLLRDVAENRELGDVTTLTDSTVMDLIQAKLPAAPSED
- the nhaA gene encoding Na+/H+ antiporter NhaA, whose product is MATPSANNRKLLGRLSLPERNFVAEALRTETVGGVLLLVAAVAALVWANTPARDSYAAVSHFHLGPSALGLNLSVQHWAADGLLAVFFFVAGIELKRELVAGDLRDPKAAILPVVAAVCGMAVPALAYTLTNVIGGGSLGGWAVPTATDIAFALAVLAVIGTSLPSSLRAFLLTLAVVDDLFAILIIAIFFTDHIDFGALGGAVVGLGVFWVLLRKGVRGWYVYVPLALVIWGLMYNSGVHATISGVAMGLMLRCHRQEGEEHSPGEHIEHLVRPLSAGLAVPLFALFSAGVVVSGGAIGDVFTRPETLGVVLGLVVGKAVGIFGGTWLAARFTRASLSEDLVWPDVFAVASLAGIGFTVSLLIGELAFKNEPVLTDEVKAAVLIGSLIAAVLATTLLKVRNAKYRALYEAEELDEDSDGIPDIYEQNNPAYHLRMAEIHERKAAEHRRLAEVAGGASEENDGPA